Part of the Marinobacterium rhizophilum genome is shown below.
TGCACCACGCGCATGCCGCGACCACCACCACCGGCGGCGGCCTTGATGATGACCGGGTAGCCGATACGGCGGGCGATGGCATGCACTTCATCGGCATTTTCCGGCAGCGGGCCATCGGAGCCTGGGACCGTGGGCACGTTGGCTTTCTTCATGGCCTTGATGGCCGAAACCTTGTCGCCCATCAGGCGAATGGTTTCTGACTTCGGGCCGATGAACTTAAAGCCGGAGCGTTCAACCTGCTCGGCGAAGTTGGCGTTTTCCGCCAGGAAGCCGTAGCCGGGGTGAATGCCGCTGGCATCGGTCACTTCGGCGGCGCTGATAATGGCCGGGATGTTCAAATAGCTGTTTTTGGACGCAGCCGGGCCAATGCAGACGGCTTCGTCTGCCAGGCGCACGTGCATCAGGTCGCGGTCTGCAACAGAGTGTACGGCCACGGTCTTGATACCCAGCTCTTTGCAGGCTCGCAGAATTCGCAGTGCGATTTCGCCGCGGTTGGCGATGACGACTTTTTCAAGCATCGGGTAAGTTCCTTGATCTGGCGAAAGTCGCTTAGACGATGGTGAAGAGCGGCTGGTCGTATTCGACCGGCTGGCCTTCTTCAACCAGGATGGCTTCGATCACGCCGGACTTGTCCGCTTCGATCTGGTTCATCATCTTCATGGCTTCAACGATGCAGATCACGTCACCGGCCTTGACGGTTTTACCGACTTCAACGAAGGCCGGCGAGCTCGGGGACGGCGCACGGTAGAAGGTGCCGACCATCGGCGAGCGCACCAGGTGTCCGGCGGCTTCTGCAGCAACGGGTTCTGCAGCGGCGGCTACGGGGGCGGCAGCCGGCGCGGCGGCGGGAGCAGCTGCCATTTGCGGATAGCTGGCCGGCATCATCATCTGGGCAGGAACCGACTGGGCCATGCGGCTGATGCGCACGGACTCTTCGCCTTCCTTGATTTCGATCTCGTTGATGTTGGACTCTTCCAGCAGCTCGATCAGTTTCTTGACTTTGCGGATATCCATGAGTGATCTCTTTTAAATTTTTGAAGTGGCTTTTAAGTGGTTTCAGGCGCCCGTCCGGCGACGATCAGGCGCCGCGTGCGTTATGCCAGGTCGTCAATGACGGCCTGTAAGGCAAAGTTGTACCCCTGGCTGCCGAATCCGCAGATCACGCCCCGGGCCACATCCGAAAAGTACGAATGGTGGCGAAAGCGCTCGCGGGCATGCACGTTGGACAGATGGACTTCGTAAAACGGAATATCCACACCCAGAAGTGCATCACGCAGGGCAACGCTGGTGTGCGTAAATGCCGCCGGATTGATAATGACGAAGGCAACACCTTCATCCCGGGCGGCATGGATGCGGTCAATCAGTTGATATTCGGCATTGCTTTGCAGGTGACTCAGCTGATGTCCGGCAGCCTGGGCCTGGGTTTCCAGCGAGCGGTTGATGTCCGCAAGCCTTGTGGCACCGTAAATTCCGGGTTCCCGGGTGCCGAGCAGGTTCAGGTTGGGGCCGTGCAGCACCAGTATTTTTGCCATCAATAAAGCCTCAAAAATCAACAGACTTGCGACATGCAGGAGGTAAGACCGCATAGTTTGCATGAATCCGGCGGCAGTGTCTATCGCAAGCCATAATTTGCGGCGTTAGCGGCTATTTCAGCGAAGTTAACCTGAATTTCCCGGTCTGTTGTCTATAGTTGATGATCTTTTTTTGTCCAGTGAATAATTTTGGGGTATCTACGGGCCCGCAGGCGCCGGAGCGGGCGTTGACGCTGTTCGGCAAATCAGTGATAGTGCGGTGCAGCATTAAAGGCACATCAGGTAAATAGGGAACGGCATTGGAAAAACTGCAGCGGTGGTGGCTGGGAAAATGGGATCGGATTGCGGCGGGCCCCGGGTCTTCTGCCTGGCTCAAGGGAATTGGCGTCCTGCTGGGACTCTATCTGCTGGGTGCGCTGGTGGTCGGCATGTACTGGAGCTGGGAGCCGGCACGCTTTGATGTCCAGGCCAAGGCCGTACTCCATGAAGGCGCTGCCCCGGCGGTGGGTTCGCACACCAGCGGTGCGCTGATCGAGCTTGTCGAGAGCCTGCTGAACAAGCCGGGCGGTTATCTGAGCAACGACCGGCTGCCGCCGGGGATCTGGCTCGATAACGTGCCCAGCTGGGAGTTTGGCGTGCTGGTGCAGGCGCGGGACCTGAGCCGGGCACTGCGCAAGGACTTCAGCCGTTCCCAGTCGCAATCCACCGAAGACGCGGACCTGGTCCAGGCAGAGCCCTTGCTGCACTTCAACAGCAACAGCTGGCTGCTGCCCTCCACCGAGGGTGAATACCGCAAGGCGCTCAAGCACCTGCGCCAGTATCAGCTGCGCCTGGCGGATCCTGCCCAGGTGCAGTCGCAGTTCTATGCCCGTGCCGACAACCTCAATAACTGGCTGGGTGATGTGTCCACCCGTCTTGGCAGCTTGTCACAGCGCCTGAGCGCCAGCGTCGGCCAGCGTCGCCTGAATACCGACCTGGCCGGTGAAGCCGATGCGCGCCAGTCGACCCAGGGAGCGGCCGAACAGGATGTCGAAACGCCCTGGCTGGAGCTGGACGATGTCTTTTATGAGGCCAGGGGCACGGCCTGGGCACTGATTCATATTCTGCAGGCGGTGGACGCCGATTTTGCCGTGGCGCTGGAGAAGAAGAACGCCCGCGTCAGCCTGGAGCAGATCGTGCGCGAGCTCGAGTCGACCCAGGAAACCATCTGGAGCCCGATGGTGCTGAACGGCACGGAATTTGGGCTGGTCGCCAACCATTCGCTGGTCATGGCGTCGTATATTTCCCGCGCTAACGCGGCCATCATCGACCTGCGCAAGTTGCTGTCGCAGGGATGATGTCGATCTCGGAGAACAGGATTCGATGAAGCGAGTTGTCTTTAATCAGAAAGGCGGTGTGGGAAAGTCCAGTATCACCACCAACCTGGCCGCCATCAGCGCCAGTCGGGGATTGAAAACCCTGGTGATCGACCTGGACCCGCAGTGTAATTCGACCCACTACCTGTTGGGCGAAAATGCGGCGCACACCCAGACCGATATCCGGGACTTTTTCGAGCAGATGCTGAGTTTTCAGCTCAAGGCTGCGGGGCCGGACGCGTTTGTGCACGAAACGCCCTATGAAAACCTGTTCCTGATCCCGTCCAACCCGGATGTCACCGACCTGCAGGCCAAGCTCGAGTCCAAGCACAAGATCTACAAGCTGCGCGATGCGCTGAATCAGCTGGACGATTACGATGCCATCTATATCGATACGCCGCCGGCCTTCAACTTTTTCACCCTCTCGGCGCTGGTGGCGGCACAGCGCTGCCTGATTCCGTTCGACTGCGACGAGTTTGCCCGCCAGGCGCTGTACAGCCTGATGGACAACGTGCGTGAAACCCAGGCCGATCACAACGATCAGCTGCGTGTGGAAGGCATAGTGGTGAACCAGTACCAGCCGCGGGCAACCCTGCCACGGAAAATGGTGGCGGACCTGGTGGCGGAAAAGCTGCCAATGCTCAACAGCAAGATTTCATCCTCGGTGAAGATGCGCGAATCCCACAACGAGTCGCGGCCGCTGATCCACATGGCACCCAATCACAAGCTGACCCAGGAATTTGTCGCCCTGTTCGACGAGCTGCATCCCTGATAGTCAGACGGTAGCCGTAAAAAAGCCGGCCTGGGCAGTGTTGCCCCTCGCCGGCTTTTTTGTATTCAGGCTCCGGGAACCGGGCAGACTGTCACACTTGCTCCTTGCTCCTTGCTCCTTGCTCCTTGCTCCTTGCTCCTTGCTCCTTGCTCCTTGCTCCTTGCTCCTTGCTCCTGCTACAGCCCCTTGACGGCAAAAATGCCCGGTGCGTTACGCCAGTAGCCGTGGTAGTCCATGCCAAAACCAAACAGGTAGCGATCCTCCACTTCCAGGCCGACAAAGTCTGCCGTCATGCCCGGGCGCGCCTTGCGATCATGCCGCTTGTCGACCAGTACCGCGGTATAGACCTCAGCGGCACCTTCACGCTTAAAGTAATCGATGATTTCTGCCAGGGTGTGGCCTTCGTCCAAGATGTCGTCCAGGATCAGTACCGGCCTGCCCTTGAATTCCACCATGGGGGGCACCTTCCACTCCAGGCCAAAACCGCGGGTACTGTTGCGGTAGCGGGTGGCATGCAGGTAACTGGCCTGCAGAGGAAACTCGAGGCGGGTCAGCAACTGGCCCCCAATCACCAGGCCGCCATTCATGATGCTGAACAGCACCGGATTGCGATCATGCAGTGTTTGGCTGATGGCGTGGGCCATGGTGTCGATGGCGGCCTCCACCTCGGTAGCGCTGTGCAGCAGGTCCGCTTGGGTGTAAACCTCGCGAATATGGTCCAGGTCGGTATTTGGCATGGGATCAGGTGTCAGCTAAATAGGGGGGCAGGCGCCGTGCGTTGGGCGCGACGCGGCTTGTCGGGCTCACAATACTGACTGCCCGGTCAGATGGCAAGCTGCCGGACAGATGACAAATTCCCGCCTTTTGGCTAGGATGCACCCACATTTTCTGACCGGCACGACAATTGCTGAGTAAATCGGGGCAGGGGCGATATCCGCAGGATGTTGTTTCCCTGCTCCGATGCCGATGGCTGCCCTGGTGCTGGCGCCGGCCGGGATCGCTGGTTTAAACAAGAGGCCCGGTTTGCCGACCGGGCTCTGATCGTTGTCAAAGAGGTTTGTGCATGAGCGTTCACGAAATCCGCCACCCATTGATCCGCCACAAGCTGGGTCTGATGCGGTCCGCCGATCTGAGTACCCGCAGTTTCCGGCAGCTGGCGTCGGAAGTTGGCTGCCTGCTGACCTATGAGGCAACCAAGGACCTGGAACTGGAGTCCTACCCGGTGGACGGCTGGTGCGGTCCCATGACCGCCGAGCGCATCAAGGGCAAAAAAATTACCGTGGTGCCGATCCTGCGCGCCGGTATCGGCATGCTCGATGGCGTGCTGGAGCTGGTTCCCGCGGCCAAGATATCAGTGGTGGGGTTGTACCGGGACGAGGAAACCCTGGAGCCGGTACCCTACTTTGAAAAGCTGGCCAATGACATCGAAGAGCGCATGGCGCTGATCATCGATCCGATGCTGGCGACTGGCGGCTCCCTGGTAGCGACGATCGACATGCTGAAGAAGGCCGGTTGTACCAGCATTCGCACGCTGATCCTGGTGGCCGCGCCGGAAGGCCTTAAAAAGGTGCAGGAAGCACACCCGGACGTGGATATTTTCACGGCGTCCATCGACAGCCACCTGGATGAACACGGCTATATCATTCCGGGTCTTGGTGATGCCGGTGACAAGATCTTCGGGACCTGAGGAACGCTGACCCATGTCTAACCAAGGTGACTATCACCTGAGCGGGTGGCGCAGCGCGCTGGCTGGTTCGCAAATGCTGTTCGTCGCCTTCGGTGCCCTGGTGCTGGTGCCGCTGCTCACGGGGCTCAACCCGAGCGTGGCGCTCTTTACTGCCGGTGCCGGTACCCTGCTTTTCCAGGTGGCAACGAAGCGCACGGTGCCGGTCTTTCTGGCCTCGTCCTTCGCCTTTATCGCGCCCATTATCTATGGTGTGCAGACTTGGGGTATCCCGGCCACCATGGGCGGCCTGATGGCGGCGGGACTGCTGTATCTGCTGCTGTCGCTGGCGGTGAAGCTGCGCGGTGCGGGCTTTATTCACCGGCTGATGCCGCCGGTGGTTACGGGCCCGATCATCATGGTGATCGGCCTGGGGCTGGCGCCGGTGGCGGTGAACATGGCCATGGGCAAAAGCGGTGATGGCGGTATCGAGCTGTTCCCGTACGCTGATGCCATGCTGGTGTCCATGGCGGCGCTGGTAACCACCCTGGTGGTGGCGGTGTTCGCGAAAGGGATCTTTCGGCTGGTGCCGATCCTGTCCGGCGTGCTGGTGGGTTACCTGCTGGCCAACCTGATGGGCATGGTGGATTACACGCCGGTGCAGCAGGCAGCCTGGTTCTCGGTGCCGGCCTTCGTGGCGCCGGAACTCAACTGGCAGGCCATTCTGTTTATGCTGCCGGTGGCCATTGCGCCGGCGATTGAGCATGTGGGCGATGTGCTGGCCATCAGCAACGTGACCGGCAAGGATTACCTGAAAAAGCCGGGCCTGCACCGCACCTTGCTGGGCGATGGCCTGGCGACATCGACCGCAGCCATGCTGGGCGGCCCGCCCAACACGACCTATTCGGAAGTGACCGGTGCCGTCATGCTGACCCGGGCGTTCAACCCGCTGATCATGACCTGGGCGGCGGTGTTTGCCATTGCGCTGGCCTTTGTTGCCAAGATCGGCATTCTGCTGCAGACCATTCCGACGCCCGTGATGGGCGGTATCCTGATCCTGCTGTTTGGTTCCATCGCCGCGGTGGGCATGAACACCCTGATCAAGGCACGGGTCGACCTGGGTGAGCAGCGCAACCTGGTGATCGTGGCCACGGTGCTGGTGTTCGGCATCGGCGGCATGGTGATCGGGCAGGGCGAAATGAGCCTGCAGGGTGTTGCACTCAGTGGTTTTGCCGCCATTCTTCTGAACCTGGTACTGCCCCGCAGCGTTCCTGCAGCTGACGATCTGGCGGCTGAGAAGGCCGTGCTGAATGACCTGCCGGATCAGCGTCGCTAGGCTGGCTTCGTCACTGTGGTTACGGCGGTCGCTGGCTTGACGCTCCGGGTGCAAGCCGGTAACGTAGCCGCGCTATTGTGCATGTGCGAAAAATAGCCGCTTTGACGCGGGCCCCGCCGGGGCCGGGTGTCCCGTGCCTCTACTTATCAAGACCCGCCAGCGGCACCTTGCTGTCGCTGGCGAAACTCCAGACCTGACGGATAACGGATGATTAACTCTTTGCAACGCCAATGGTTCTCCAACACGCGTGGCGACCTGCTGGCCGGTGCCGTGGTGGCCCTGGCCCTGATTCCCGAGGCAATCGCCTTTTCCATTATTGCCGGTGTGGATCCCAAGGTGGGTCTGTACGCGTCCTTCTGTATCGCGGTGGTAATTGCCTTTGTCGGCGGCCGCCCCGGCATGATTTCGGCGGCCACCGGTGCCATGGCGCTGCTGATGGTGACCCTGGTACGCGAGCACGGGCTGCAGTACCTGCTGGCGGCTTCCCTGCTGACCGGGGTGCTGCAGATCGGGGCCGGCTACCTGAAGCTGGGCAGCCTGATGCGCTTCGTTTCCCGCTCGGTGGTGACGGGGTTCGTCAATGCCCTGGCGATCCTGATCTTTATGGCGCAGTTGCCTGAGCTGATCGATGTGACCTGGCATGTCTATGCCATGACCGCTGCCGGGCTTGGCATCATCTACCTGTTCCCCTACGTGACCCGGGCGGTGCCGTCTCCGCTGGTGTGCATCCTGACCCTGACCGGCCTGTCGATGTACCTGGGGCTGGATATCCGTACCGTGGGTGACATGGGTGAGCTGCCCGATACCCTGCCGATTTTCCTGTGGCCCGACGTGCCACTGAACTTTGAAACCCTGCAGATCATCTTCCCCTATGCCGCTGCCATGGCCGTGGTCGGCCTGCTGGAATCCATGATGACCGCGACCATCGTGGACGACCTGACCGACACCTCCAGTGACAAGAACCGCGAGTGCAAGGGGCAGGGCGTGTCCAACATCGCCTCCAGCCTGCTCGGTGGCATGGCGGGCTGCGCCATGATCGGCCAGTCGGTGATCAACGTGAAATCCGGCGGCCGTACCCGCCTGTCGACCCTGACCGCGGGCCTGCTGCTGCTGATCATGGTGGTGTTCCTGGATGAGTGGGTTGCGCAGATTCCCATGGCGGCGCTGGTGGCCGTGATGATCATGGTATCCATCGGTACCTTCAGCTGGGATTCCATCCGTAACCTCAAGCAGCACCCGCTGTCCACCAATCTCGTCATGATCGCGACCGTGGTGGTGGTGGTGTTTACCCACAACCTGGCCTACGGCGTGTTCGTCGGTGTCCTGCTGGCCGCCATGTTCTTTGCCAGCAAGGTGGGGCACTACATGCGGGTGGACAGCCATGTGGATGATACCCAGTCGCTGCGCGAGTACCGCGTATCGGGACAGGTGTTCTTTGCATCGGCGGACAAGTTTATCGCTGCCTTTGATTTCAAGGAGGTTCTGGACAAGGTCGTGATCGACGTCACCCATGCGCACTTCTGGGACATCACCGCCGTATCCTCGCTGGACAAGGTGGTGGTCAAGTTCCGCCGCGAGGGCACCGAAGTCGAGGTCTGCGGGCTGAACGAAGCCAGTGCCACCATCGTCGACCGCTTTGGCCAGTACGACAAGCCGGGCAGTGCCGACGAGCTGATCGGGCACTGATCCTGCGAAGCGGCGTGCAGTTATAGGCGGGGCAGCAGCCCTGCGTCCGCGAGGGGCTTTTCTGGCCCCTCAGGCATGTTATGGTTGACTCCTGCGACCGGCAGGGCGCAGCACGCGCAGATGCGCCCCGTTCATTGCTGTACAGGGAGTGACCATCCATGAATAAAGTATTTGCCTGTATCGGTGCCATGCAGTCCTCGGCGGCGGTATGTGACAGTGCGGCCTGGGCCAGCCGGCGCCTGGAGGCGCCGCTGGTATTGCTGCATGTGCTGGACCGCAGCGAAAGCGCGGCCGAAGTGGATCTTAGCGGCAATATTGGCCTGGGGAGCCGCGAGCACCTGCTGCAGGAGCTGGCCACGCTGGATGAAAAGCGTGGCCGGCTGGCGATTGAGGCCGGCAAGGCCATGCTGGAGGCCGCCGCCGAGCGGGCCCGCAGTCAGGGTGTCGAAGCGCCGGCGCAGATGCAGCGTCACGGTGATCTGGCTGAAAGCCTGGGTGAGCTGGAAGACGAGATTCGTCTGCTGGTGCTGGGGCTGCACAGCAGCCACAGTCACAGCCCGGGCATGCCGGTGGGCAGCCATGTGGAAAGCGTGATTCGCACCATGCACAGGCCCATTCTGGTGATCCCGGGGGCGTTCAGTGAACCCCGCAGCCTGATGCTGGCCTTTGATGGCAGCGCCA
Proteins encoded:
- the accB gene encoding acetyl-CoA carboxylase biotin carboxyl carrier protein, giving the protein MDIRKVKKLIELLEESNINEIEIKEGEESVRISRMAQSVPAQMMMPASYPQMAAAPAAAPAAAPVAAAAEPVAAEAAGHLVRSPMVGTFYRAPSPSSPAFVEVGKTVKAGDVICIVEAMKMMNQIEADKSGVIEAILVEEGQPVEYDQPLFTIV
- the aroQ gene encoding type II 3-dehydroquinate dehydratase produces the protein MAKILVLHGPNLNLLGTREPGIYGATRLADINRSLETQAQAAGHQLSHLQSNAEYQLIDRIHAARDEGVAFVIINPAAFTHTSVALRDALLGVDIPFYEVHLSNVHARERFRHHSYFSDVARGVICGFGSQGYNFALQAVIDDLA
- a CDS encoding DUF2333 family protein; translation: MEKLQRWWLGKWDRIAAGPGSSAWLKGIGVLLGLYLLGALVVGMYWSWEPARFDVQAKAVLHEGAAPAVGSHTSGALIELVESLLNKPGGYLSNDRLPPGIWLDNVPSWEFGVLVQARDLSRALRKDFSRSQSQSTEDADLVQAEPLLHFNSNSWLLPSTEGEYRKALKHLRQYQLRLADPAQVQSQFYARADNLNNWLGDVSTRLGSLSQRLSASVGQRRLNTDLAGEADARQSTQGAAEQDVETPWLELDDVFYEARGTAWALIHILQAVDADFAVALEKKNARVSLEQIVRELESTQETIWSPMVLNGTEFGLVANHSLVMASYISRANAAIIDLRKLLSQG
- a CDS encoding ParA family protein; amino-acid sequence: MKRVVFNQKGGVGKSSITTNLAAISASRGLKTLVIDLDPQCNSTHYLLGENAAHTQTDIRDFFEQMLSFQLKAAGPDAFVHETPYENLFLIPSNPDVTDLQAKLESKHKIYKLRDALNQLDDYDAIYIDTPPAFNFFTLSALVAAQRCLIPFDCDEFARQALYSLMDNVRETQADHNDQLRVEGIVVNQYQPRATLPRKMVADLVAEKLPMLNSKISSSVKMRESHNESRPLIHMAPNHKLTQEFVALFDELHP
- a CDS encoding hypoxanthine-guanine phosphoribosyltransferase, translated to MPNTDLDHIREVYTQADLLHSATEVEAAIDTMAHAISQTLHDRNPVLFSIMNGGLVIGGQLLTRLEFPLQASYLHATRYRNSTRGFGLEWKVPPMVEFKGRPVLILDDILDEGHTLAEIIDYFKREGAAEVYTAVLVDKRHDRKARPGMTADFVGLEVEDRYLFGFGMDYHGYWRNAPGIFAVKGL
- the upp gene encoding uracil phosphoribosyltransferase; this translates as MSVHEIRHPLIRHKLGLMRSADLSTRSFRQLASEVGCLLTYEATKDLELESYPVDGWCGPMTAERIKGKKITVVPILRAGIGMLDGVLELVPAAKISVVGLYRDEETLEPVPYFEKLANDIEERMALIIDPMLATGGSLVATIDMLKKAGCTSIRTLILVAAPEGLKKVQEAHPDVDIFTASIDSHLDEHGYIIPGLGDAGDKIFGT
- a CDS encoding uracil-xanthine permease family protein; translated protein: MSNQGDYHLSGWRSALAGSQMLFVAFGALVLVPLLTGLNPSVALFTAGAGTLLFQVATKRTVPVFLASSFAFIAPIIYGVQTWGIPATMGGLMAAGLLYLLLSLAVKLRGAGFIHRLMPPVVTGPIIMVIGLGLAPVAVNMAMGKSGDGGIELFPYADAMLVSMAALVTTLVVAVFAKGIFRLVPILSGVLVGYLLANLMGMVDYTPVQQAAWFSVPAFVAPELNWQAILFMLPVAIAPAIEHVGDVLAISNVTGKDYLKKPGLHRTLLGDGLATSTAAMLGGPPNTTYSEVTGAVMLTRAFNPLIMTWAAVFAIALAFVAKIGILLQTIPTPVMGGILILLFGSIAAVGMNTLIKARVDLGEQRNLVIVATVLVFGIGGMVIGQGEMSLQGVALSGFAAILLNLVLPRSVPAADDLAAEKAVLNDLPDQRR
- a CDS encoding SulP family inorganic anion transporter, which codes for MINSLQRQWFSNTRGDLLAGAVVALALIPEAIAFSIIAGVDPKVGLYASFCIAVVIAFVGGRPGMISAATGAMALLMVTLVREHGLQYLLAASLLTGVLQIGAGYLKLGSLMRFVSRSVVTGFVNALAILIFMAQLPELIDVTWHVYAMTAAGLGIIYLFPYVTRAVPSPLVCILTLTGLSMYLGLDIRTVGDMGELPDTLPIFLWPDVPLNFETLQIIFPYAAAMAVVGLLESMMTATIVDDLTDTSSDKNRECKGQGVSNIASSLLGGMAGCAMIGQSVINVKSGGRTRLSTLTAGLLLLIMVVFLDEWVAQIPMAALVAVMIMVSIGTFSWDSIRNLKQHPLSTNLVMIATVVVVVFTHNLAYGVFVGVLLAAMFFASKVGHYMRVDSHVDDTQSLREYRVSGQVFFASADKFIAAFDFKEVLDKVVIDVTHAHFWDITAVSSLDKVVVKFRREGTEVEVCGLNEASATIVDRFGQYDKPGSADELIGH
- a CDS encoding universal stress protein; protein product: MNKVFACIGAMQSSAAVCDSAAWASRRLEAPLVLLHVLDRSESAAEVDLSGNIGLGSREHLLQELATLDEKRGRLAIEAGKAMLEAAAERARSQGVEAPAQMQRHGDLAESLGELEDEIRLLVLGLHSSHSHSPGMPVGSHVESVIRTMHRPILVIPGAFSEPRSLMLAFDGSATTLKGVEMLAASPLFRGLPCHLVMVGADSAEHRGVLDAARETLEKAGFDVTAVLTSGDVEPVLHAYQAENNIDLLVMGAYGHSRIRQLLVGSTTRNMLNNTATPLLLLR